Proteins found in one Gadus macrocephalus chromosome 23, ASM3116895v1 genomic segment:
- the LOC132452910 gene encoding adhesive plaque matrix protein-like, with protein sequence MAFLMRQPPSYKPQQQQQPPSYKPQQQQQPPSYKPQQQPPSYKPQQQQPPSYKPQQQQPPSYKPQQPPSYKPQQPPSYKPQQPPSYKPQQPPSYKPQQQQQPPSYKPQQQQQPPSYKPQQQPSYMQPQQSGYQPQQPPAGYMQPPAGYMPPAGYMPPAGYKPKPQQPSYKPQQQPPSYKPQPKQQQQQPPSYKPQPKQQQPSYKPQPKQQQPSYKPQPKQQQPSYKPQQTQQPPSYKPQQPPSYKPQQQQQPPPSYKPQQQQPPPSYKPQQQQPPSYKQQQQPPSYKQQQQPPPSFKPQPPPSYKPQPKQQPPSYKPQPKQQQPSYKPQQTQQPPSYKPQQTQQQPPSYKAQQQQPPSYKPQQQQPPSYKPQQQQPPSYKPQQQQPPSYKPQQQQPPSYKPQQQQPPSYKPQQQQPPPSYKPQQQQQPPPSYKPQQQQQPPPSYKPQQQQPPSYKPQQQQPPSYKPQQQQPPSYKPQQQQPPSYKPQQQQPPSYKPQQQQQPPSYKPQQQQQPPSYKPQQQQQPPSYKPQQQQQPPSYKPQQQQQQPPSYKPQQQQQQPPSYKPQQQQQPSYMQPQQQQQPSYMQPQQSGYQPQQPPAGYMPPPAGYMPPAGYMPPAGYMPPAGYKPKPQQPSYKPQPKQQQQQPSYKPQPKQQQQQQQPSYKPQPKQQQQPPSYKPQPKQQQQPSYKPQPKQQPPSYKPQQQQPPSYKPQQQQPPSYKPQQQPQQQPPSYKPQQQPPSYKPQPKQQPPSYKPQPKQQPPSYKPQQTQQPPSYKPQQQQPPSYKPQQQQPPSYKPQQQQPPSYKPQQQQPPSYKPQQQPQQQPPSYKPQQQQPPSYKPQQQPPSYKPQQQQQPPSYKPQQQQPPSYKPQQQQPPSYKPQQQPPSYKPQQQQPPSYKPQQQQPPSYKPQQQQPPSYKPQQQQPPSYKPQQQQPPSYKPQQQQPPSYKPQQQQPPSYKPQQQQPPSYKPQQQQPPSYKPQQQQPPSYKPQQQQPPSYKPQQQQQPSYKPQQQPSYMQPQQSGYQPQQPPAGYMPPAGYMPPAGYMPPAGYMPKPQQPSYKPQQQPPSYKPKPQQPSYKPQPPSYKPQPKQQPPSYKPQPKQQPPSYKPQPKQQPPSYKPQPKQQPPSYKPQQTQQPPSYKPQQTQQPPSYKPQQQQQPPSYKPQQQQQPPSYKPQQQQPPPSYKPQQQQPPYMQPQQPGYQPQQPPAGYMQPQQSGYQPQQPPAGYMQPQQSGYQPQQPPAGYMQPQQSGYQPQQPPAGYMPPAGYMPPAGYKPKPQQPGYKPQ encoded by the exons ATGGCTTTTCTAATGAG gcagccgcctagctacaagccccagcagcagcagcagccgcctagctacaagccccagcagcagcagcagccgcctagctacaagccccagcagcagccgcctagctacaagccccagcagcagcagccgcctagctacaagccccagcagcagcagccgcctagctacaagccccagcagccgcctagctacaagccccagcagccgcctagctacaagccccagcagccgcctagctacaagccccagcagccgcctagctacaagccccagcagcagcagcagccgcctagctacaagccccagcagcagcagcagccgcctagctacaagccccagcagcagcctagctacaTGCAGCCCCAGCAGTCTGGCTACCAGCCCCAGCAGCCGCCGGCTGGCTACATGCAGCCGCCGGCTGGCTACATGCCGCCGGCTGGCTACATGCCGCCGGCTGGCTACAAGCCGAAGCCCCAgcagcctagctacaagccccagcagcagccgccgagctacaagccccagcccaagcagcagcagcagcagccgcctagctacaagccccagcccaagcagcagcagcctagctacaagccccagcccaagcagcagcagcctagctacaagccccagcccaagcagcagcagcctagctacaagccccagcaaactcagcagccgcctagctacaagccccagcagccgcctagctacaagccccagcagcag cagcagccgccgcctagctacaagccccagcagcagcagccgccgcctagctacaagccccagcagcagcagccgcctagctacaagcagcagcagcagccgcctagctacaagcagcagcagcagccgccgcctaGCTTCAAGCCCCAGccgccgcctagctacaagccccagcccaagcagcagccgcctagctacaagccccagcccaagcagcagcagcctagctacaagccccagcaaactcagcagccgcctagctacaagccccagcaaactcagcagcagccgcctagctacaaggcccagcagcagcagccgcctagctacaagccccagcagcagcagccgcctagctacaagccccagcagcagcagccgcctagctacaagccccagcagcagcagccgcctagctacaagccccagcagcagcagccgcctagctacaagccccagcagcagcagccgcctagctacaagccccagcagcagcagccgccgcctagctacaagccccagcagcagcagcagccgccgcctagctacaagccccagcagcagcagcagccgccgcctagctacaagccccagcagcagcagccgcctagctacaagccccagcagcagcagccgcctagctacaagccccagcagcagcagccgcctagctacaagccccagcagcagcagccgcctagctacaagccccagcagcagcagccgcctagctacaagccccagcagcagcagcagccgcctagctacaagccccagcagcagcagcagccgcctagctacaagccccagcagcagcagcagccgcctagctacaagccccagcagcagcagcagccgcctagctacaagccccagcagcagcagcagcagccgcctagctacaagccccagcagcagcagcagcagccgcctagctacaagccccagcagcagcagcagcctagctacatgcagccccagcagcagcagcagcctagctacaTGCAGCCCCAGCAGTCTGGCTACCAGCCCCAGCAGCCGCCGGCTGGCTACATGCCGCCGCCGGCTGGCTACATGCCGCCGGCTGGCTACATGCCGCCGGCTGGCTACATGCCGCCGGCTGGCTACAAGCCGAAGCCCCAgcagcctagctacaagccccagcccaagcagcagcagcagcagccgagctacaagccccagcccaagcagcagcagcagcagcagcagccgagctacaagccccagcccaagcagcagcagcagccgccgagctacaagccccagcccaagcagcagcagcagcctagctacaagccccagcccaagcagcagccgcctagctacaagccccagcagcagcagccgcctagctacaagccccagcagcagcagccgcctagctacaagccccagcagcagccccagcagcagccgcctagctacaagccccagcagcagccgcctagctacaagccccagcccaagcagcagccgcctagctacaagccccagcccaagcagcagccgcctagctacaagccccagcaaactcagcagccgcctagctacaagccccagcagcagcagccgcctagctacaagccccagcagcagcagccgcctagctacaagccccagcagcagcagccgcctagctacaagccccagcagcagcagccgcctagctacaagccccagcagcagccccagcagcagccgcctagctacaagccccagcagcagcagccgcctagctacaagccccagcagcagccgcctagctacaagccccagcagcagcagcagccgcctagctacaagccccagcagcagcagccgcctagctacaagccccagcagcagcagccgcctagctacaagccccagcagcagccgcctagctacaagccccagcagcagcagccgcctagctacaagccccagcagcagcagccgcctagctacaagccccagcagcagcagccgcctagctacaagccccagcagcagcagccgcctagctacaagccccagcagcagcagccgcctagctacaagccccagcagcagcagccgcctagctacaagccccagcagcagcagccgcctagctacaagccccagcagcagcagccgcctagctacaagccccagcagcagcagccgcctagctacaagccccagcagcagcagccgcctagctacaagccccagcagcagcagccgcctagctacaagccccagcagcagcagcagcctagctacaagccccagcagcagcctagctacaTGCAGCCCCAGCAGTCTGGCTACCAGCCCCAGCAGCCGCCGGCTGGCTACATGCCGCCGGCTGGCTACATGCCGCCGGCTGGCTACATGCCGCCGGCTGGCTACATGCCGAAGCCCCAgcagcctagctacaagccccagcagcagccgccgagCTACAAGCCGAAGCCCCAgcagcctagctacaagccccagccgccgagctacaagccccagcccaagcagcagccgccgagctacaagccccagcccaagcagcagccgccgagctacaagccccagcccaagcagcagccgccgagctacaagccccagcccaagcagcagccgccgagctacaagccccagcaaaCTCAGCAGCCGCcgagctacaagccccagcaaactcagcagccgcctagctacaagccccagcagcagcagcagccgcctagctacaagccccagcagcagcagcagccgcctagctacaagccccagcagcagcagccgccgcctagctacaagccccagcagcagcagccgcc ctacaTGCAGCCCCAGCAGCCTGGCTACCAGCCCCAGCAGCCGCCGGCTGGCTACATGCAGCCCCAGCAGTCTGGCTACCAGCCCCAGCAGCCGCCGGCTGGCTACATGCAGCCCCAGCAGTCTGGCTACCAGCCCCAGCAGCCGCCGGCTGGCTACATGCAGCCCCAGCAGTCTGGCTACCAGCCCCAGCAGCCGCCGGCTGGCTACATGCCGCCGGCTGGCTACATGCCGCCGGCTGGCTACAAGCCTAAGCCCCAGCAGCCTGGCTACAAGCCGCAGTAA